A stretch of Triticum aestivum cultivar Chinese Spring chromosome 1D, IWGSC CS RefSeq v2.1, whole genome shotgun sequence DNA encodes these proteins:
- the LOC123171223 gene encoding V-type proton ATPase subunit E: MNDVDVGKQIQQMVRFIQQEAQEKASEISVAAEEDFNIEKLQLVESEKRKIRQEYERKQKQVDIRRKIEYSMELNAARIKVLQAQEDIVGEMKENASKTLVRVTKDTNVYRKILKSLIVQSLLRLRESSVVLRCREADRVHVEPVLEAAKKEYAEKLKVNLPKIIIDGKVHLPPQRLNDAAHGPACSGGVVLASQDGKIVCDNTLDTRVDVCFRQKLPEIRKKLYAQQVSQ; this comes from the exons ATGAACGATGTGGACGTCGGGAAGCAGATCCAGCAGATGGTCCGGTTCATCCAGCAGGAGGCCCAGGAGAAAGCCAGCGAGATCTCCGTCGCCGCAGAGGAG GATTTCAACATAGAGAAGCTGCAGCTGGTGGAGTCGGAGAAGCGGAAGATCAGGCAGGAGTACGAGCGCAAGCAGAAGCAGGTGGACATCCGCAGGAAGAT CGAGTACTCGATGGAGCTAAACGCGGCGCGCATCAAGGTGCTGCAGGCGCAGGAGGACATCGTGGGCGAGATGAAGGAGAACGCGTCCAAGACGCTCGTCCGCGTCACCAAGGACACCAACGTCTACCGGAAGATCCTCAAGAGCCTCATCGTGCAG AGCCTGCTCCGGCTGCGGGAGTCGTCGGTGGTGCTGCGGTGCAGGGAGGCGGACCGCGTCCACGTGGAGCCAGTGCTGGAGGCGGCCAAGAAGGAGTACGCCGAGAAGCTCAAGGTGAACCTCCCCAAGATCATCATCGACGGCAAGGTCCACCTCCCGCCGCAGAGGCTCAACGACGCCGCCCACGGACCCGCCTG CTCTGGCGGCGTGGTGCTGGCGTCGCAGGACGGCAAGATCGTCTGCGACAACACGCTGGACACCAGGGTGGATGTTTGCTTCAGGCAAAAGCTTCCTGAG ATCAGGAAGAAACTCTACGCTCAGCAGGTGTCACAATAA